In the Salmo trutta chromosome 33, fSalTru1.1, whole genome shotgun sequence genome, one interval contains:
- the LOC115172626 gene encoding apoptosis-resistant E3 ubiquitin protein ligase 1, whose translation MDLRFLLTFLFCSVSWIFFWEVRWKKGKESQIEEWIQGHSLSEYKLLFEDVQTLEELSLSILTRLEYVVREKRRWRDIAEAHIQLLRDFAFQEWLCSQSLEHYYHTLKTLGCMTLDDLAQFDSRLQLSLAAWGYYYEDYIKLSTGVKVLQASRGSRDQDYEIQLVHSLAERRLNEKWSIAGAFIFGCTVALCFLIRDLMFYVIGGITVSIIAFVFTIKFLCELAARVVSFLQNEDPGRRGDRSIYDYVRGNYLDPRSCKVSWDWKDPEEVGQTMSFRVQLFYKNGQPFPAHRPVGLRVNITHIELALDIPITQEVLQEPESNVVKVAFTVRKAGRYEVAVKLGGLNVAYSPYYKIFKPGTVDPSKTKIAYHFSTLVLVYGQQHTLQIEPRDEYGNPTSNSTSLIDEVNYSVHVHSLGTVDDDSLEEYYSKSVSSNKQLCQVLLKITLRKKGCFRARISYTDLPLSNGEFDIIVLSENEKNCVEKNVSTTGISIYFEAYLYGTGNYSNYSNSSWQLPASALMAPQRRPSMGDEEDEHDSPVEGQPEKVKKPKKVYCYISPKQLSVKEFYLKIIPWRLFTFRVCPGTKFTYYDPDPVHKYLTLVVDDGIQPPVELSCKDRNIMAATFIRFLHKNIGGSETFQDKVSFFQRELRHIHSKRPRTKTCLKITRHCILDSSLKSTRNFSVSDWSKNFEVVFQDEEALDWGGPRREWFELVCKTLFDTTNQLFTRFSDDNQGLVHPNAERPVHLRLKMYEFAGRVVGKCLYESALGGAYKQLVRARFTRSFLAQLIGLRMNYKYFETDDQEFYKTKVCFILNNDVSEMDLVFAEEKYKSGQLEKVVELISGGAQIAVNNENKMHYLNLLAQYRLASQVRDEVEHFLKGLNELVPENLLAIFDENELELLMCGTGDINVQDFKAHAVVVGGSWHFREKVMKWFWAVVSSFTQEELARLLQFTTGSSQLPPGGFNTLCPSFQIIAAPTHSTLPTAHTCFNQLCLPTYDSYEELHKMLKLAISEGSEGFGML comes from the exons ATGGACCTCCGCTTTTTACTGACTTTCCTCTTCTGCTCAGTCTCGTGGATCTTCTTCTGGGAAGTGCGCTGGAAGAAAGGCAAAGAAAGTCAGATTGAAGAATGGATTCAAGGCCACAGTCTCTCCGAATACAAACTCTTATTTGAAG atgtgcaGACTCTGGAGGAGCTGAGCCTGAGTATTCTGACACGTCTGGAGTACGTGGTGAGAGAAAAGCGGCGCTGGAGAGACATCGCAGAGGCTCACATCCAGCTGCTGCGAGACTTTGCCTTCCAGGAGTGGCTCTGCTCTCAGAGCCTTGAGCACTACTATCATAC ACTGAAGACCTTGGGTTGTATGACTCTGGATGATCTAGCCCAGTTTGACAGCCGGTTGCAGCTCTCTCTTGCTGCGTGGGGATACTACTACGAAGACTACATCAAGCTGTCCACGGGCGTCAAGGTTCTCCAGGCCTCTAGGGGGAGCCGCGACCAGGACTACGAGATCCAACTCGTGCACAGCCTTGCTGAAAGGCGCCTGAATGAGAAGTGGTCTATCG CGGGAGCTTTTATATTTGGCTGTACTGTGGCACTGTGCTTTCTGATAAGGGACCTCATGTTTTACGTGATTG GTGGAATTACTGTTTCCATCATAGCGTTTGTCTTTACCATCAAGTTCCTATGTGAGCTTGCTGCGCGGGTGGTTAGCTTCCTGCAGAATGAGGATCCTGGGAGAAGGGGCGACCGCAGCATCTACGACTATGTACGAGGGAACTACCTGGACCCGCGCTCCTGCAAGGTGTCCTGGGATTGGAAGGACCCAGAGGAAGTGGGCCAGACAATGAGCTTCCGTGTTCAG CTCTTCTACAAGAACGGCCAGCCCTTCCCTGCCCACCGACCCGTGGGGTTAAGGGTCAACATCACCCACATAGAGCTGGCCCTAGACATCCCCATCACCCAGGAGGTTCTGCAGGAGCCAGAGTCCAATGTGGTCAAAGTGGCCTTCACTGTCCGCAAGGCCGGACGCTATGAGGTGGCTGTCAAACTGGGAGGACTCAACGTGGCCTACAGCCCTTACTACAAGATATTCAAGCCAG GGACAGTGGACCCGTCCAAAACGAAGATAGCTTACCACTTCTCCACCCTGGTCTTAGTATATGGCCAGCAGCATACCCTGCAGATCGAGCCTCGGGACGAGTATGGCAACCCCACCAGTAACTCCACCTCACTGATAGACGAAGTCAACTACAGCGTCCACGTCCACTCG CTGGGCACGGTGGATGATGACAGCCTGGAGGAGTACTACAGTAAGTCAGTGTCATCCAACAAGCAGCTGTGCCAGGTACTGCTGAAAATCACCCTGAGGAAGAAGGGCTGTTTCCGGGCACGCATCTCCTATACCGACCTGCCCCTCAGCAACGGGGAGTTCGACATCATTGTTCTCAGTG AGAATGAGAAGAACTGTGTGGAGAAGAACGTGTCCACCACAGGGATCAGCATCTACTTTGAGGCGTACCTCTACGGCACAGGGAactacagtaactacagtaactcCTCGTGGCAGCTCCCAGCCTCGGCTCTGATGGCCCCTCAGAGACGGCCCTCCATGGGGGACGAGGAGGACGAGCATGACTCCCCTGTAGAGGGCCAGCCGGAGAAGGTCAAGAAACCAAAAAAGGTCTACTGCTACATATCGCCAAAG CAACTGTCAGTGAAGGAGTTTTACCTGAAAATCATTCCATGGCGCCTTTTCACATTTCGAGTTTGCCCAGGGACAAAG TTCACATACTATGACCCTGACCCCGTTCACAAGTACTTGACTCTTGTGGTGGATGATGGAATCCAGCCGCCAGTGGAGCTGAGCTGTAAAGACAGAAACATCATGGCTGCCACCTTCATCCGTTTCCTGCACAAGAATATCG GTGGCTCGGAGACGTTCCAGGACAAGGTGAGCTTCTTCCAAAGGGAGCTCAGACACATCCACTCCAAGAGACCTCGCACCAAGACCTGCCTGAAGATCACACGCCACTGCATCCTGGACTCT tctctgaAATCCACCCGGAACTTCTCCGTGTCAGACTGGAGTAAGAACTTTGAGGTGGTGTTCCAGGATGAGGAAG ctctggactggggagggCCGCGAAGGGAGTGGTTTGAGCTCGTCTGTAAGACTCTGTTTGACACCACCAATCAGCTGTTTACTCGCTTCAGTGACGACAACCAGGGCCTG GTCCACCCCAACGCTGAGCGGCCGGTCCACCTGCGTCTGAAGATGTATGAGTTTGCGGGGCGCGTGGTGGGGAAGTGCCTGTACGAGTCAGCCTTGGGTGGGGCCTACAAGCAGCTGGTCCGCGCTCGCTTCACCCGCTCCTTCCTGGCCCAGCTCATCGGACTCAGGATGAACTACAAG TACTTTGAGACGGATGATCAGGAGTTCTACAAAACGAAAGTCTGCTTCATCCTAAACAATGATGTCAGTGAAATGGACCTGGTGTTTGCTGAGGAGAAGTACAAGTCAGGACAGCTGGAGAAG GTGGTGGAGCTGATATCTGGAGGAGCTCAGATTGCTGTCAACAATGAGAACAAGATGCATTATCTGAACCTGCTGGCCCAGTACAGGCTCGCCAGTCAGGTGCGAGATGAGGTGGAGCATTTTCTCAAAG GTTTGAATGAACTTGTTCCAGAGAACCTCCTGGCCATATTTGATGAAAATGAGCTGGAG CTGTTGATGTGCGGTACGGGGGACATCAATGTCCAGGACTTCAAGGCCCATGCTGTGGTCGTAGGAGGGTCGTGGCACTTCAGAGAGAAG GTGATGAAGTGGTTCTGGGCCGTGGTGTCCAGCTTCACCCAGGAGGAGTTGGCTCGCCTGCTGCAGTTCACCACCGGCTCCTCCCAGCTTCCCCCTGGGGGCTTCAACACCCTCTGCCCCTCATTCCAGATCATCGCTGCTCCCACACACAGCACCCTGCCCACCGCACACACCTG TTTTAACCAACTGTGCCTCCCCACCTATGATTCCTATGAGGAGCTGCACAAGATGCTGAAGCTGGCCATCAGTGAGGGCAGTGAGGGCTTTGGCATGCTCTGA